From the genome of Scytonema hofmannii PCC 7110, one region includes:
- a CDS encoding IS5 family transposase encodes MYRKQGQTSIPTENFELPFEGKLSEDNRWVMMAAFIPWTEFEEEYSSFFSVEMGAPAKSFRMALGALIIKEKLGISDRETVEQIKENPYLQYFIGMSYYSNEAPFDASMLVHFRERISVELVNKVNQEMVKKMLEATSSKLSEKKTESPEEEGETPKNRGKLIIDATCAPGDISYPTDLELLNQARKQTEKIIDLLYEQTLGQLEKKPRTYRERARKDYLAVAKKRRVSQKDRRKAIRKQLQYIKRNLSHIEQLIISGASLEDLSHRQYKMLLVVAEVYRQQLWLYENKKQSIDDRIVSLTQPHIRPIVRGKAGKSVEFGAKLSASCFEGYIFLDHISWDNFNESGDLKAQVEAFKNYTGYYPESVHVDKIYRTRENRAWCKERGIIMSGPPLGRPPANVSKEKKKQDLESERIRNCIEGKFGQGKRRFSLNRVMTKLAHTSETAIAITFLVMNLSTQLSRLFYAFLCLFFKTTPFSPFTIIENNQSLNHR; translated from the coding sequence ATGTACCGAAAACAGGGACAAACTTCAATCCCAACTGAAAACTTTGAACTCCCGTTCGAGGGCAAGTTATCAGAAGATAATCGTTGGGTAATGATGGCTGCTTTCATTCCTTGGACAGAATTTGAAGAAGAATATTCTTCATTTTTCTCAGTAGAGATGGGAGCACCTGCCAAATCTTTTCGGATGGCATTAGGGGCATTAATAATCAAAGAAAAGTTGGGGATAAGCGATAGAGAAACAGTAGAGCAAATTAAAGAAAATCCTTATCTACAGTACTTTATAGGAATGTCATATTATAGTAATGAAGCTCCATTTGATGCATCAATGTTGGTACATTTTCGGGAAAGAATTAGTGTGGAGCTTGTTAACAAAGTGAATCAAGAAATGGTGAAGAAGATGCTAGAAGCAACATCTTCTAAACTATCTGAAAAAAAAACAGAATCACCAGAAGAAGAAGGTGAGACACCCAAAAATCGGGGAAAATTAATAATAGATGCAACTTGTGCTCCGGGTGATATCAGCTATCCGACAGATTTAGAGCTACTCAATCAAGCAAGAAAACAGACAGAGAAAATTATAGACTTACTTTACGAACAGACTTTGGGTCAATTAGAGAAAAAACCAAGAACCTATAGAGAGAGGGCTAGAAAGGATTATCTAGCAGTCGCTAAAAAACGTCGCGTTTCCCAAAAAGACAGGAGAAAAGCAATTAGAAAACAACTTCAATATATCAAAAGAAACTTATCTCATATTGAACAGCTAATTATTTCAGGAGCCTCTCTGGAAGATTTAAGTCACAGACAATATAAGATGTTGCTTGTAGTTGCAGAAGTCTACCGTCAACAACTCTGGTTGTATGAAAATAAAAAACAGAGTATTGACGACCGCATTGTCAGTTTAACCCAACCACATATCCGTCCAATTGTCCGAGGGAAAGCTGGTAAATCGGTAGAATTTGGGGCAAAATTGTCTGCTAGTTGCTTTGAAGGATATATATTTTTAGACCATATAAGTTGGGATAATTTTAATGAATCAGGAGACTTAAAAGCTCAAGTAGAAGCCTTTAAAAATTACACAGGGTACTATCCAGAATCTGTTCATGTTGATAAAATTTATCGCACAAGAGAGAACCGAGCTTGGTGTAAAGAAAGAGGTATTATAATGAGCGGACCTCCTTTAGGAAGACCCCCAGCTAATGTTAGTAAAGAAAAAAAGAAACAAGATTTAGAATCTGAGAGAATTCGTAATTGTATTGAGGGAAAATTTGGACAGGGGAAAAGAAGATTTAGCCTCAATCGCGTGATGACGAAACTTGCTCATACTTCTGAAACTGCAATTGCTATTACTTTTTTAGTGATGAATCTTTCTACTCAGCTCTCGCGGCTATTTTATGCTTTTTTATGTCTATTTTTTAAAACTACACCTTTTTCCCCATTTACTATTATTGAAAATAATCAGTCCTTAAATCATAGATAG
- a CDS encoding type II toxin-antitoxin system RelE/ParE family toxin — MKVFWTDTAVENLSAIYAYVSQNSPQYAARVVDRIIRAVQAPGCATWG; from the coding sequence GTGAAAGTTTTTTGGACTGATACAGCCGTAGAAAATCTGTCTGCTATTTATGCTTACGTTTCACAAAACTCACCACAGTATGCGGCTAGAGTAGTTGACCGAATTATCCGCGCCGTGCAAGCCCCTGGATGCGCGACATGGGGGTAA
- the sat gene encoding sulfate adenylyltransferase: MSYHLDAIAPHGGQLVNRIATPEQRQEFLSKADFLPRVQLDERAVSDLQMIAIGGFSPLTGFMNQEDYNRVVTEMRLANGSVWAIPVTLSVEEEVAASLKEGGFIRLDNSAGEYIGVLELTQKYSYDKSREAINVYRTDDSNHPGVQVLYNQEPIHLAGDVLLLQRDPHPFFPKYQIDPVTSRQMFGEKGWKTIVGFQTRNPIHRAHEYIQKCALEIVDGLFLHPLVGATKEDDIPADVRMRCYEILLDGYYPKDRVILAINPSAMRYAGPREAIFHALIRKNYGCTHFIVGRDHAGVGNYYGTYDAQYIFDEFQPEELGIVPMKFEHAFYCTRTQQMATSKTSPSSPEERIHLSGTKVREMLRRGELPPPEFSRPEVAAELARAMQVPLPV, translated from the coding sequence TTGAGTTATCATCTTGATGCTATTGCGCCGCATGGCGGGCAGTTGGTGAATCGCATCGCTACACCCGAACAAAGGCAAGAATTTCTCTCAAAAGCTGACTTTCTACCGCGAGTGCAACTGGATGAACGGGCGGTTTCCGATCTCCAAATGATAGCAATTGGTGGTTTTAGTCCACTCACTGGTTTTATGAACCAGGAAGATTACAATCGCGTTGTTACAGAAATGCGGTTGGCTAACGGTAGTGTTTGGGCAATTCCCGTAACGCTATCTGTAGAAGAGGAAGTCGCTGCTTCTTTAAAGGAAGGCGGATTCATTCGCTTAGATAATTCTGCAGGTGAGTATATCGGTGTTTTAGAACTCACACAGAAGTACAGCTACGATAAAAGTCGCGAAGCGATTAACGTTTACCGTACTGACGATTCCAACCATCCTGGCGTACAGGTGTTGTACAATCAAGAACCAATACACCTTGCAGGTGATGTGTTGTTGCTACAACGCGATCCCCATCCTTTCTTTCCCAAATATCAAATCGATCCCGTAACATCGCGGCAAATGTTTGGGGAAAAGGGTTGGAAAACTATCGTTGGGTTCCAAACTCGTAACCCCATCCACCGCGCTCACGAGTACATCCAAAAGTGCGCTCTAGAAATTGTGGATGGTTTGTTTTTGCACCCCTTAGTAGGCGCAACAAAAGAGGATGATATTCCGGCTGATGTGCGGATGCGCTGCTATGAAATTTTGCTAGATGGATACTACCCTAAAGATAGAGTCATTCTGGCAATTAATCCTTCTGCAATGCGCTATGCTGGGCCTAGAGAAGCAATTTTTCATGCCTTAATTCGCAAAAACTATGGCTGTACTCACTTCATCGTGGGTCGGGATCATGCTGGAGTAGGAAACTACTACGGTACTTATGATGCTCAATACATTTTTGATGAGTTTCAACCAGAAGAATTGGGCATCGTACCAATGAAGTTTGAACACGCTTTCTACTGCACGCGCACCCAGCAAATGGCGACAAGTAAAACAAGTCCAAGTAGCCCTGAGGAGCGCATTCACTTATCGGGAACAAAAGTGAGGGAAATGCTGCGTCGGGGAGAGTTACCCCCACCAGAATTTTCTCGTCCAGAAGTGGCAGCAGAATTGGCAAGGGCAATGCAAGTGCCATTACCAGTCTAA
- a CDS encoding RRXRR domain-containing protein: MFVPVVDKNNRPLMPTTCARAKRWIKSGKATPFFKKGVFCVRLNQEPSNRNTQPIAVGLDPGSKREGYTVKSKAHTYLNIQTHAIDWVKDHVDTRRNMRRARRYRHTPCRRNRKNRLVNKQKLPPSTRSRWQWKLRICKWLVQIFPVSVFVVEDIKAKTWKKARKWNSMFSPLEVGKKWFYSEIEQLAHLEIKQGAETYEMRQNLGLKKSKNKLSNKFDAHCVDSWVLANWFVGGHVNPDNTKLIEVIPLEFHRRQLHRLQHQAGHMRPRYGGTISDGFKRGSIIKHPKYGFCYVGGWQEFPTKKDPNRKTISLHALATGKRLTQNALSKDCKFCAYSSWRATPDKSG, translated from the coding sequence ATGTTTGTACCAGTAGTAGACAAAAATAACCGTCCTTTAATGCCAACAACTTGTGCTCGCGCAAAACGTTGGATTAAATCGGGAAAAGCGACACCGTTCTTTAAAAAAGGAGTGTTTTGTGTTCGACTAAATCAAGAACCATCAAATAGAAACACGCAACCAATAGCAGTGGGCTTAGATCCAGGATCTAAGCGCGAAGGTTACACGGTAAAATCAAAAGCTCATACCTACCTGAATATCCAAACTCATGCCATTGATTGGGTAAAAGACCACGTAGACACTAGGCGAAATATGCGGCGTGCTAGGAGATATCGTCATACTCCGTGCCGCAGAAATCGCAAAAATCGACTGGTTAACAAACAAAAACTACCACCCTCAACACGTAGCCGATGGCAGTGGAAGCTGAGGATTTGCAAGTGGTTAGTTCAGATATTTCCGGTATCGGTTTTCGTGGTTGAAGATATCAAAGCCAAAACTTGGAAAAAGGCACGTAAATGGAATTCAATGTTTAGTCCATTAGAGGTCGGGAAAAAATGGTTTTATTCCGAAATAGAACAATTAGCTCATTTAGAGATTAAACAAGGTGCAGAAACTTATGAAATGCGCCAAAACTTGGGTTTGAAGAAATCCAAAAACAAGCTGTCCAACAAATTTGACGCGCATTGTGTTGACTCTTGGGTATTAGCTAACTGGTTTGTTGGCGGACACGTTAACCCCGATAATACCAAGCTCATCGAAGTTATACCTTTAGAATTCCATCGTCGTCAATTGCATAGGTTGCAGCATCAAGCGGGACATATGCGACCTCGCTATGGTGGGACAATCAGCGATGGTTTCAAGCGAGGGTCAATCATCAAACATCCCAAATATGGGTTTTGTTATGTTGGGGGTTGGCAAGAATTTCCTACCAAGAAAGATCCCAATAGAAAAACGATTTCGCTCCACGCGCTTGCTACTGGTAAGCGATTGACTCAAAATGCGCTGTCCAAAGATTGTAAGTTTTGCGCTTACAGTTCTTGGAGAGCGACGCCTGATAAATCAGGCTGA
- a CDS encoding caspase family protein — MKRRTFLQRIGSILAIVGVTDNEWLTLGNRYSQALAQPRPHKLALLVGINQYPQFSSLTGCLTDVELQKELLIHRFGFQPSDILCLTDAKATREDIELAFSEHLVKQVQPDDAVVFHFSGYGSRIQLETSQDTLQNALVTVTEKEYTQDNKNVNYLLEDTLLLLVRSLPTHRATAVLDTSYYVPQTSLPTGLRTRARPVSVDTVVVEEEVQLQKQLKEKVSAPSPGVVLTATSHSKQLAREIQLSGFSAGLFTYALTQYLWETTPATTVQVCISHVAGTLQQLGSTKQQPAILADKTDKNNPQARAFVANHFLPDSNLGASGVVMGIEEDGKTLQLWLGGLPLNVLEYLGANSRLTLVPSIPNSQLVLRSRTGLMAKAQIVNIESEPKVGQLIQEAVRVLPKNVGLTVALDTKLERIERVDATSAFSTVSRLSTVVAGEQLADYVFGKLPESKSKESGATNSTVVSLSRYGLFSLGGEQIPSTFGEVGEAVKVAALRLVPKLQTLLAAKLWRLTTNEGSSLLGVKATLEMLGTLAPRTLMQRETLRTQNTEASSKKTFSPETGDIPTVTIGNRIQYRVENTSDRSVYLMLLGLNSSKTAIALFPWYKMIETEAAEGQPQLVNLVIPPGETRVFPQTTSGFEWVVQAPASLAETQLIFSTAPFTQTLAALETAKNPKAEQQRIQPAMNPLEVVQAVLQDLHNASAATEMNGTASDSYVLDVNQWASLSFIYQVV; from the coding sequence ATGAAGCGGCGGACGTTTTTACAAAGGATTGGCTCCATACTCGCGATCGTGGGTGTCACTGACAACGAGTGGTTGACTTTGGGAAACCGCTATTCTCAAGCTTTGGCACAACCAAGACCGCACAAGTTGGCATTATTGGTAGGCATTAATCAGTACCCACAATTTTCATCACTAACAGGTTGTTTGACAGATGTAGAACTCCAAAAGGAACTGTTGATTCACCGCTTTGGTTTTCAACCGTCAGATATTCTCTGCTTAACGGACGCTAAAGCAACCAGGGAAGACATTGAGCTAGCTTTTTCAGAACATCTCGTTAAGCAAGTTCAGCCCGATGATGCGGTTGTATTTCACTTTAGCGGTTATGGCAGTCGCATTCAGTTGGAAACTTCGCAAGATACCTTGCAAAACGCTCTGGTTACCGTTACGGAAAAAGAATATACACAAGATAATAAAAATGTCAACTATTTATTAGAAGACACATTGCTGTTATTAGTGCGATCGCTACCCACACATCGCGCAACAGCAGTCTTGGATACAAGTTACTACGTTCCCCAAACATCGTTACCAACAGGGCTAAGAACTCGCGCCCGTCCGGTTTCAGTAGATACTGTTGTGGTAGAAGAGGAAGTTCAGTTACAAAAACAACTGAAGGAGAAGGTGTCTGCGCCCTCGCCCGGTGTTGTACTCACAGCAACCTCTCATTCCAAACAATTGGCACGAGAGATACAATTATCTGGGTTTAGTGCGGGATTATTTACATACGCCTTAACACAATATCTGTGGGAAACTACCCCAGCAACAACAGTTCAGGTTTGCATCTCTCATGTGGCAGGTACTTTACAGCAGTTAGGTAGTACCAAACAGCAGCCTGCAATACTAGCTGATAAAACTGATAAAAACAATCCACAAGCACGTGCATTCGTTGCCAATCATTTTCTTCCAGACTCGAACTTGGGGGCGTCTGGAGTAGTGATGGGAATTGAAGAGGATGGGAAAACTCTTCAGCTTTGGTTGGGAGGCTTACCTTTAAACGTATTGGAATACTTGGGAGCTAATTCCCGCCTGACTCTCGTTCCGTCAATACCAAACTCCCAACTCGTATTGCGATCGCGAACTGGTTTAATGGCAAAAGCACAAATTGTCAATATTGAGAGCGAACCAAAAGTTGGGCAACTCATTCAAGAAGCAGTGCGGGTGCTACCTAAGAATGTAGGTTTAACAGTTGCTCTTGACACCAAACTCGAAAGAATAGAAAGAGTCGATGCGACAAGTGCTTTTTCAACAGTTTCTCGCTTATCGACTGTAGTAGCGGGAGAACAACTCGCTGACTACGTATTTGGAAAACTGCCAGAATCCAAGAGTAAAGAATCAGGTGCAACAAATTCAACAGTAGTCTCTCTCAGTCGCTATGGTTTGTTTTCTCTGGGTGGAGAACAAATCCCCAGTACCTTTGGAGAAGTGGGAGAAGCTGTAAAAGTCGCAGCCCTGCGCTTAGTACCAAAACTGCAAACCCTTCTAGCTGCAAAACTATGGCGACTTACAACAAATGAGGGTTCATCACTTTTGGGTGTGAAAGCAACATTGGAGATGCTTGGCACTCTAGCACCGCGAACGTTAATGCAACGAGAAACATTGCGAACTCAAAATACAGAAGCATCAAGTAAAAAGACATTTAGCCCCGAAACTGGGGATATACCCACCGTGACGATTGGTAATCGGATACAGTATCGAGTGGAGAACACAAGCGATCGCTCAGTCTATTTAATGCTGTTGGGGCTAAATAGTAGTAAAACAGCGATCGCGTTATTTCCTTGGTATAAAATGATTGAAACTGAAGCTGCAGAGGGTCAACCACAGCTTGTTAATTTAGTGATTCCTCCAGGAGAAACCCGTGTTTTCCCGCAAACAACTTCCGGTTTTGAATGGGTTGTACAAGCACCAGCGTCTTTAGCTGAAACCCAACTCATTTTTAGCACTGCACCCTTTACTCAAACTCTTGCTGCGTTAGAAACTGCCAAAAACCCAAAAGCAGAACAGCAACGCATTCAGCCTGCAATGAATCCTCTAGAAGTTGTACAAGCCGTGCTGCAAGATTTACACAATGCCAGTGCAGCCACTGAGATGAATGGTACAGCCTCTGATTCTTATGTGTTGGATGTGAATCAATGGGCAAGTTTAAGTTTCATTTATCAAGTAGTTTGA
- a CDS encoding tyrosinase family protein, giving the protein MKISRKAIKTLILAGLVAVLIVFGTPAISYNAEPYKHEQASINTNLAALDVNHNGSASRYSDSIRLARRQVVTAKVRKNVVDLTSEEKHAFVNALKTLKHTFSEGSQLSIYDQFVAVHVAAMGLMFDSARGPAAGHDGAHESDLFLPWHREFIHRFEQALRSVDASVTLPYWDWTDAKALSVIFQDDFMGPNGQGVTISIPLDLGNAQGGLPTSSNSSPNGAPNGFTPPNSSNGGSGAPNLVEVQGGPVLSGPFSLASGWVLNPDLHFKPSGETLGNTILRFLQVPPTNNYPVPKEDVDQLFPINDYQTFRLTLEGFIKPNSTGQPTPGVFQHNYFHSFVGGATFDPAVGRPEPLGTMADLAGSINDPVFWLIHSNVDRLWAEWQEKGHRGSAYYPASGNKYGENLNDRLWPWDGGESTPANWGPGDLLSLLPSFSSDDIVTPANTLNYKKYGYTYDTLKVSSRQLSKGGVKKVAGV; this is encoded by the coding sequence ATGAAAATCTCTCGCAAAGCTATCAAAACACTCATTCTTGCTGGGCTGGTTGCAGTCCTAATCGTGTTTGGAACCCCAGCAATTTCTTATAATGCTGAGCCTTACAAGCACGAGCAAGCCAGTATTAATACTAATCTAGCCGCACTTGATGTTAATCATAATGGTTCTGCTAGCAGATATTCCGACAGTATTCGTCTTGCTCGCAGACAAGTAGTGACTGCAAAAGTGAGAAAGAATGTTGTTGATTTGACTTCAGAAGAGAAACATGCATTTGTCAATGCCCTGAAGACACTAAAGCATACCTTTTCAGAAGGTAGTCAGCTGAGTATCTACGACCAATTTGTTGCAGTGCATGTTGCAGCCATGGGTTTAATGTTTGACAGTGCTCGAGGTCCTGCGGCTGGACATGATGGTGCTCATGAAAGTGACCTCTTCTTACCCTGGCATCGTGAGTTTATACACAGATTTGAACAAGCTTTGCGATCGGTAGACGCCAGCGTAACGCTTCCTTACTGGGATTGGACAGATGCTAAAGCTTTGTCAGTTATCTTTCAAGATGACTTTATGGGACCAAATGGTCAAGGGGTAACCATTAGCATACCTTTAGATTTGGGTAACGCTCAAGGAGGTCTACCCACATCTTCAAACAGTTCTCCCAATGGTGCTCCAAATGGCTTTACACCACCGAACAGTTCAAACGGCGGTTCTGGCGCTCCAAATTTGGTAGAGGTTCAAGGGGGACCAGTTTTATCCGGACCTTTCTCCTTAGCAAGCGGATGGGTTTTAAATCCAGACTTGCACTTTAAGCCATCTGGAGAAACATTAGGCAACACAATCTTGCGGTTTTTGCAAGTGCCTCCCACAAATAATTATCCTGTGCCTAAAGAAGATGTAGACCAACTTTTTCCCATTAACGACTATCAAACTTTTCGCCTAACGTTAGAAGGTTTTATTAAACCAAATTCTACAGGACAACCAACACCCGGAGTTTTTCAACATAACTATTTCCATAGCTTTGTTGGTGGGGCTACGTTTGACCCTGCCGTAGGTCGTCCCGAACCTCTAGGTACAATGGCTGACCTGGCTGGTTCTATCAACGATCCCGTCTTTTGGTTGATTCATTCCAATGTCGATCGCCTTTGGGCTGAGTGGCAAGAAAAAGGTCATAGAGGTAGCGCTTATTATCCTGCTTCAGGTAACAAATACGGAGAGAATCTCAATGACCGATTGTGGCCTTGGGATGGAGGTGAATCGACTCCTGCAAACTGGGGTCCGGGAGATTTATTATCTCTACTGCCTAGTTTTTCTTCAGATGATATTGTTACACCCGCCAATACTTTGAATTACAAAAAGTATGGCTATACCTACGATACTCTTAAGGTTTCATCACGCCAACTCTCTAAAGGTGGTGTGAAAAAAGTGGCAGGTGTTTGA
- a CDS encoding S-methyl-5'-thioadenosine phosphorylase, translating to MAKARIGIIGGSGLYKMDALKDVTEVQVQTPFGSPSDALILGTVDATPVAFLARHGRNHTLLPSELPFRANIYAMKQLGVEYLISASAVGSLKEEAKPLDMVVPDQFIDRTKNRVSTFFGEGIVAHIAFGDPICKNLARVLANAIADLNLPDITLHRGGTYVCMEGPAFSTKAESNLYRSWDATVIGMTNLPEAKLAREAEIAYATLALVTDYDCWHPDHDSVTVEMVVSNLQKNAVNAQRVIQETVKRLSDNPPPSDAHSALKYAILTNLEKAPPATKEKLELLLKKYSDQ from the coding sequence ATGGCAAAGGCTCGTATTGGAATTATTGGTGGTAGTGGTTTATACAAAATGGATGCACTGAAAGATGTGACAGAAGTACAAGTTCAAACGCCTTTTGGCTCGCCATCTGATGCCTTAATACTGGGGACAGTGGATGCAACTCCAGTAGCATTTTTAGCTCGTCATGGACGCAATCATACGTTGTTACCCTCAGAGTTGCCATTTCGCGCCAATATCTATGCCATGAAGCAACTCGGCGTAGAGTATCTAATTTCTGCTTCAGCCGTTGGTTCTTTAAAGGAAGAAGCTAAACCATTGGATATGGTGGTTCCCGATCAGTTTATCGATAGGACTAAAAATCGAGTTTCGACGTTTTTTGGTGAAGGAATTGTTGCTCACATCGCTTTTGGCGATCCCATTTGTAAGAATTTGGCTAGAGTTTTAGCGAATGCGATCGCTGACTTAAATCTCCCCGATATCACCCTACATCGTGGTGGTACATATGTATGTATGGAAGGACCCGCATTTTCTACAAAGGCGGAATCAAATCTTTATCGTAGCTGGGATGCAACTGTCATTGGGATGACAAATTTGCCAGAAGCAAAACTAGCGAGAGAAGCAGAAATTGCCTATGCAACTCTGGCGCTAGTCACAGATTACGATTGTTGGCATCCAGACCATGACAGCGTGACCGTGGAGATGGTAGTTAGTAATTTACAGAAAAATGCTGTCAATGCCCAAAGGGTTATTCAAGAAACAGTCAAACGTTTGAGCGACAATCCACCGCCTAGCGATGCACACTCAGCTTTGAAGTATGCAATTTTAACTAACTTAGAAAAAGCACCACCAGCGACAAAAGAGAAATTGGAGTTGTTGCTGAAAAAATACAGTGACCAGTAA
- a CDS encoding DUF2887 domain-containing protein, whose translation MSCLALTWYYMTIFYYIIDKVLSYLNFFLPNLRCFYLDELAKTPNPSLSVGVMRLIVENKSQEKTGELARQLIGQAQQELTDTTLEEKVLEFIKAVAIDKFVNLSREELEVMLNLDSLKTSRVYQEGKQEGREEGREEGREEGREEGREEGALSTKLKMIPKLIKLGLSIEQIADSLEVDVETVRKNTQQ comes from the coding sequence ATGTCATGTTTAGCCTTGACTTGGTACTACATGACTATATTCTACTATATTATCGATAAAGTTTTATCATACTTGAATTTCTTCTTACCAAATTTACGCTGCTTTTATTTGGATGAACTGGCGAAAACTCCCAACCCATCTCTGTCTGTAGGAGTGATGCGTTTAATAGTCGAGAATAAAAGCCAAGAAAAAACTGGAGAACTAGCTAGACAGTTGATCGGTCAAGCTCAACAAGAACTAACTGATACCACTTTGGAGGAAAAGGTTTTAGAATTTATTAAAGCAGTGGCGATCGATAAATTTGTCAACTTAAGTCGGGAGGAACTTGAAGTGATGCTGAATTTAGATTCCTTGAAAACAAGTAGAGTTTATCAAGAAGGTAAACAGGAAGGTAGAGAAGAAGGTAGAGAAGAAGGTAGAGAAGAAGGTAGAGAAGAAGGTAGAGAAGAAGGTGCGCTATCGACAAAGTTAAAGATGATTCCCAAACTAATAAAGTTAGGGTTAAGCATTGAGCAAATTGCAGACTCCCTAGAAGTGGATGTCGAAACTGTGAGAAAAAATACTCAACAGTAA
- a CDS encoding recombinase family protein, giving the protein MKLADYAKAIGISYQTAWRHFKAGKIPYPTKQLDTGTVIVDYNPQLNAAKLHKAAIYARVSSAENKDNLDRQAERLINYSLAKGYQIAHVVKEVGS; this is encoded by the coding sequence ATGAAACTTGCGGATTACGCAAAGGCAATAGGTATATCTTATCAAACAGCATGGAGACACTTTAAAGCAGGTAAGATTCCATACCCCACAAAGCAACTAGACACAGGGACTGTGATTGTTGATTATAACCCTCAATTGAATGCGGCTAAATTACATAAAGCTGCCATATATGCTAGGGTTTCTTCGGCTGAAAATAAGGATAACCTAGATCGTCAAGCAGAGCGATTAATAAATTACTCCCTAGCTAAAGGTTATCAAATAGCTCACGTCGTGAAAGAGGTGGGGAGCTAG
- a CDS encoding type II toxin-antitoxin system HicB family antitoxin — MLTYKAMYKFLNEGVHGEVLDFPGTITFAPNLEKARSSLANALVEMAETNLVNGEPLPKPNPLFTDPEADLEEPIHLILSAASRIRIVPDLAAS; from the coding sequence ATGCTAACTTATAAAGCAATGTATAAGTTTCTCAATGAGGGCGTGCATGGGGAGGTACTAGACTTCCCTGGAACAATTACGTTTGCTCCTAATTTGGAAAAAGCGCGAAGTTCATTGGCAAATGCACTTGTTGAGATGGCGGAGACAAACCTGGTCAATGGTGAACCTTTGCCTAAGCCTAATCCGCTATTTACAGATCCTGAGGCCGATCTAGAAGAACCTATTCACCTGATTCTCTCAGCAGCTTCTCGTATACGAATTGTTCCCGATCTAGCTGCATCATGA
- a CDS encoding type II toxin-antitoxin system HicA family toxin, which yields MKRRDLIRHLSQHDCILVREGGEHSIWENPANSHRTSVPRHREIPEYTALRICKQLEIPPPF from the coding sequence ATGAAGCGCCGAGATTTAATTCGTCATTTGAGCCAGCACGATTGTATATTGGTACGTGAGGGAGGAGAGCATTCTATCTGGGAAAACCCTGCAAACAGCCATCGTACCTCCGTACCTCGTCACAGAGAAATTCCTGAATACACAGCACTGAGAATATGCAAGCAGTTGGAAATTCCTCCTCCATTTTAG